CATGTTCCCTCTCTTGGCAACAATGTGCAAGTTCACTCTTGAATCAAATCACTCATGGATCTAATTCAAATACTTCACCTCGGTTATGTTTCTTTTCTGTCCAATATCTGAAAGTGAAAATGTTTTAGAGATAGTAGTTAGAGTTTTGTTCATGTGAAAATTGACCAACCTCTTGTTGGAACTGTGACCGTCCTTGAGCTGCATCAGGACGTAGAGCTTTTATTGCCACTTGTGTGTGATCCAGCTCACCTACATACACAGGCCCATATCCACCTTCTCCAATCTTGAGAGCTTTTGAAAAATTGTCTGTTGCTGCCTCAATCTCTTGAATCGAGTATTTCCTGTACCGTGGATCATAACTCCTTCCTCCTAGTGAGTTCGTCCTCTTTTCAGCTTCTTTGAGACCCTTTATTTCTGCATTCCTCCTTTGCTCTGCTCTGCTTCCAGTTCAGCAATCCTTTTAGCCGCTCTTTCTGCCTCCATGGCTGCTCTACATTTTGCTTCCTCCTTCTGTACAAATTCCAATGCAGTCTCCTGACCTAGGCGTGCACTGGAGTCTTTGTTCTTCTTCCCATTTCCGTCGGTCAAGTTGCTTTAGGTATATACAAATTAAAAATCCATTATAATTTACACTGAATATCGGAAACATATTTTTTTGTTTTTATTTTTTATTTTTACTGCATGAGTAAAAGTAAAATAAGAAAACCAAAAATATATAAAATAAAAATATGTCATAACAACATGCATGATGGTAGAATTACAAATGTGATATAACCTCTGGATTGCTGGTTACGCATGGACTGAGAAACATTTGAGTCTGAAACGTTGCTTACTTGGTTATGTATTTGCTTATTACGAGCTTCTGGGGGTAATTTAGAGGTTGCTGTTTGCACATGACTTACCTTTCCCTTGCCAATGACATACACAGTGCAGAAATCCGGTGCCCCTTTCGATATGCTGCTTGGAATGTCTGTAGTTTTGTTGAATGCTTTTTTGCATTCGAGAAAGGAGAAATGTAATTAGTAGCCATGCATTGTAATTGAGTTTTGTCCAAGTTCTAGAAGTATAAGTCCAATTAAAAGTCAAATTCATGTTAATCATGCTTTATCTAGTTGCAATTAACCAAATAGAGTAATTCTAATTAACAGAAAGGGCCAAATGAGATAAAGATGAGAAAGTTTCAGCAAATTTATATAATCCACCTGAAAAAGCCACTTTTTTAAGGTGCCGCAAGTACCAAAACCTCAATTAAATGTGTCGAAATAAAATTGATGAGTGCTTTTGCTACATCAGTACCTTCAACTATTACTTCGTTGTATCTTATCTGTTGTAAGTTTAAACTTAGTTAGAGAAGAGAGTTTGTTGTTTGACAAAAAGTACATACAATTTAATCATATAGTTACGCACACAAGTACGAAGTGGAAGAAACAACTCCCTATATTCAGCATCAAATTGGCTTTTGCACAATTTTAAACCTTACTCATTTACTTCAGACCTAGAAACTAATTTCACCGCTGCACCAAAAAGTGAAAAGCAGGGGAAAATTGAGGATTTGGAATACTAGACAAATATTAACATTCTAGAGCAAGCAGACAACATTGATATTAACATTCTAGAGCAAACAGGCAACATTGATAGGCACATTCACCGACTAGGTGCATATTTCCAGCATAGGAATATGCAATTGTGAGGTCTACACCATTGATCGAATATGCATAATGCAAATACATGGACTGTTAGGAATACTTATTACAACGTTAAGCTATTTGTACTTTGGTGATTGACTCTCATCTTGCTACCAGAAATGATGGACAACTATCATTCTATCAACATATGCCTTCATACACAGGATAGAACTGCATGTTGAATATNNNNNNNNNNNNNNNNNNNNNNNNNNNNNNNNNNNNNNNNNNNNNNNNNNNNNNNNNNNNNNNNNNNNNNNNNNNNNNNNNNNNNNNNNNNNNNNNNNNNNNNNNNNNNNNNNNNCTCTCTCTCTCTCTCTGAAGAAACTACTANCGACCAAAAAAAAAAAAAAATTAAGCGCTCCCAACAGATGTTTAGAATACTATTATTTTCTTAGAGAAACAAAGTACCAACATGAAGAACCTATCCTCAATATGCAGAGGATGCTCTTATAATATATCTGGATTTAGGCTTCTTTGAACCTACAAACAACTGGCAATGTCTTTGAACAAATTAAAACTGTGTTTCTAACATACGTACTCTCAAAAACCAACAAAACTTTCAACTTCCACCACCTAAGCCCTAAATCTGTCTCTCAATTCGCTCATTCTCTCTATCACATTGTTATATTGTCTAGAAGTCTCTGTATTCATCCATCAATATGCTTTCTAGGAACATTTTTTAATTTTTATTGATTAGTTACGCATGACAGGAGAGCAGTTATCTGTTTATACTTTATACTATTAATAAGAGCAAACAGCTATTTCATCAACTGATCAGTATGGAAAATATGAATACTTGCCTACAGATCCAAAAACAAACTTGCAAACGATTCTATAATATGTTGAGCAAACCAAAAATAAAAAAAGTCCTCCTCTTCAACAGGTGGACATAATATCTTCCTCACACTAACGTCTCCACATTCAACAACTCATTGACTTCCACACCCATCACATGTAAACCAATTTACATTGTTATGCATATTTCTGTAACAGCAACTGGGATCAGTTATGCTTTAAATCTATTTTTGTTAGGATTGTAGATCTCTAGTAGGTTATGTCAGCCAACAATCCAACCAATAAAACACAAAGCCGAGTTTTCAAGACACTTTCTCCCTCCTCGGGTTTAAGATCAGCTAGTGAATAACTAAATTTAGGAATGGGATACAGATCATTATTTTGTAACTTTCGCCTAACTTTAAGATTCAGAGTTCATATTTGATGGAACTATTGGAGATGCTTTTACTATATATGAGCAATCTCCATATTCCCTAAAACATATTCTGTTATTTCATATTTCATTTGCTGAAACAGAAAGAATGATCAATTTATTTATTTCAAATTTTACATTGCGAATCTGGGACGAGCCCAAGAATTTCGTAAAAATAATTGAAAGAATATATAGTATATTAACATACAAATATAACCAAAAACTTGTAATCAAAAGAATCAAATGGTGAAGATACACAGAGAAGAAACTAATACAACAACAATTACAGTAAGAACCTGGTTTCAAGTTCAGCAACAATAGGGGCATATAATCAACCCATTCTCATTGCACTGCGGGCACACATTAGACTCTCCCTTGTCAGCAATGAGCTTGTGACTTCCATTGCACTTGAAACAAACCACAAACCGAACTCCGGCGCAACCTTGACATGATCCTTGTGATAGATCCAACGGCACTCCTGCAAGAAGCGGCCGCAGCTTTCCTTGCTCATGAAGCGCCAGAACCTCCTCTGCTCCCCCAATGTATCTCCCCTTTATGAAAAGCTTAGGAGGAACCGAGTTGCAACCCAAAATGCTGCAAAGCTCTTGTCTGAACTCCATGTGCATTGACACATCACGCTCGAAATACGCAACCCGAAAGCTCTCTAACAGAAAGCGGATGCTGTTGCAATCGTCGAACGTTTTGCGTATCCCTCGAAGGCTTGTGGTGTAGAGAATTACTGAGTCGATGCTCCCAGGTGGACGTTTCTCTTGGAAGCCCAAGAGAGGGTCTTCACTCAATCTCATATACTCAATCACCGCTTGCCGAAAGGCGGCCAGTAGCCCCGGGTCGAAGAGGGTACCGGAATCTAAGTCGGGTCGCCGGAAAGACGAGATGTCAATCTCCGATAAAGGTAACACTAATGCTTCTGATTCTGAATCTGGGGAAGTAGCTTTACTCTGTTTCAAAGTAGACTCCACGGAAGCAACTGGGATGTTTTCTTTGTCAATGCTCACACAGTAGTCCTGCTCTGTTCGATTGTAGAATTTGACAACAGACATGTTCTCCACATACCCATCTGATGATGCTTGTGGCTTCACCTGAAGAACTTTTGGGATTGATTTCAACCTCTTCACAAGTTTGCCTTTCACTCCCTTCATTTTGTTTCTCTCCCAAAACCCACAATCCAAATCCGAAGCCAGCCAACTGTGAAACACAAACACTAGAACATAGATGATTCTGGCCAGCTCCAACGGCTACAAAGCCGAGTGGGTGTTTTAAAATTCCAATACGTTGTCAGACTAATATTATTCTCTACGGCGCGGAGCAGTATAAGATCAGGTTTCAAGCTATAGATTTGCGCCACGTCCCCTATGCGTTTTGAGTGTTGTGATGTGATGCAAAAACAGCGTAACACTGCGACTAACGGTCATAATTGACTCCTTACTCCTTACCTGTGGGCCATCTTTCACTCGAGTATTATGACTTCTGCCGACTAAAGCTATGTTTCATCACATGGGTTCACATTTCAAATCAAGAAAGAAAGATCTCTCTCTCTAAACTCAAACGGGAGAGAGCAGCAACATTATGACCTCGTTTAGTTTGCGAGAGGAAAAGTGGTTTCTTCCTCGAAAGAAAAAAGATGGGGAATAAAATTTTACAAGAATTTTTTATTTTGATGTTTAGTAACATTAGGAAAGTCAATTAAAAAGTTGTTAAAGAGTTGAGATTTAATATAATAAAAAATTATATTGTGAGTAATAAATACATGAAAAGAATAGTCTTTGTTTTTCTTTTGTTTGTGCCTTTTAAGGCACCTTCTGTAACCAAAATAAATAAATAAATAAAATAGAAGAAAATAAAGTGATTCCTTAGAATTTTAGAAGGAACCACTTTCCCTTATATTTTCTCATCAATCAAGAAAGTGTTTCTTTTCCTTATGCTTTCTCAAACACTAAAAAAGAACAACTTTCTTTTCCTGATGCTTACTTTCCATGAAATAAACGAGGCTTATGTAGCTTGATATTGAAATGCAGATCCAGCTCTTTTAAAGTGAGCAAAGGGTGACGTGCTCGAAACCGGGCGCGTAATTTAAAAACCCTTTTGTTATCAGAATGTAGTATTGGCAAATAGGGTTCGATCAATCCGGGGACCTAAAGGGCGCTCCTGCAGTCATGGTTACATTAAAGAATTAGTAACAGAAAGTAATCACAAGTATTCAGTTACAAATATATACACGGTACAATAGATAAAAAGGGGGGTTTTCAAGGTTTGTTTACTTAATTCCTACGAAAACAGTAAGGAAAAGAACTAAACTACTATTTACAAATGATCGACTTCCACACTTTCGAAACCAGATTCCAGAAAACATAATCATAATCCAATGAACTTTAATCACACAATTGAGTTATCACCAAAGAGAAACACAGAAGGGTTCTAAATACAAGCCTACGAGGTCATGCATTTAATCGGTTCTTCTAAATAGTCATCCAAGCTAGAACGTCTGAACTTAGAACATTTTACATGCTGCTGCTATCAATACTGTAAGTATCTGTCTACAAACATGCAAATCATTAAGTAAAAGAACGAACCCTAACATGCAAAGAGTTTACGTACGACGCTTAACCATTCACATGCAAAACATGTTCCCAACCATACAGGATATGGCCTCCACTACTGGTGATCTATACTTACCTACGAGGCTTAGCACAGATCATAGCATTAGTTAGCATGCATTCTAACATAGGTATATCAAACACAAACATGCTTTCAACGAATTTCTAAGGCAACTGACTCAATCGCATAACATCATTAGAACAATGAAATCATAACTATTATTATCTGAAAATCAATTAGTTCTCAACAAAGATTCCATCCAATTCGAAAAATAAAACACATGGTTCTTAAACGAAAACTAAAAGCAGAAGAAGATGGCCAGAAAGTACTAGACATAGATTTACACTTTTCAATGGACTGATTGGCCGATCAAGAACTTGAGGTCGTGCAAGGCTGTGCTAGGGCTTCAGTACTCCCTGGAACGTCCGAGGCAGCAAGGGCTTCTCTCCTCCTTCTTCTAGGGACTCACGGCAATGAGAGAAACTAAGAGAACGTTTTCTGAATTTTCAGAGCGTAAGAAGTGATACTGAAAACGTTCCTCTCTGCTCCTTTATATAGTGGTCATGACGACATAGGGTTTTACTCCACACCATTGATTAAAATCCGATCCAAGGGCCACAAATAATAGCACAATATTTTCAGAGAATATTCCTTAGAATTCTCTAGAATATCTTGCCCATTAAGAGTTTGAATTCGGCTGGAATTGTGGCTGAATACATTGCTTGTTTTCCAAATTGAAATCAGCTTGAATCTCTCCTTGTTAATTGCCGATTTGCTGCTGATAATTCTTCCCATATTTGTGCCATTTAATGTCCCTAGAAAAGGAATATAAATCAGACATAAACTCTAGGAATATTAGGAATTTATATGGAGAAATAAAAGGTAAGAATTTCCCTTAATTTCCTTGATGTTTGCTGCATTATCTCCATATAAATTCGGCTGGAAACCCTAAAAAGATGGTGCCATTCTCCTCCTTTTATGTGACAGAATTTCGGCCTAATCCATGTAGGATTTGGTTTCCTTGCTTCATGTGGAATCCCTGTCTCAAGAGGAAAGAAAGTTTCCAAAATAATTCAGGAAAGTCAAAATAGGAAAGATTCAAAGTTAGTAAGTTTCCCCAATCAAAATAGGAAAGTTTCCCAAAATGAAATAGAAAAGTTTCTCCTTATCAAAACAGGAAAATTTCCTAGACGACTTATCCTTCTTAATCCGCCGGTTTTAGCTTCCTTTTTCACTTTTCCGCTCTTTTACCTTTACAATCACAAAACATGTTTAAAATGACAAAGTTAAGAGAATAACATAACTAAATAAGGTAGGAAATACGTTAACATCGTAGCACTTTGTGCTCCTATCAAAGGGTTAAGTTAGTAAAGTTTATAAAATCTATATTATTTATTTAATCTAAGGGTTATAAACATAACATATCACTCTTGGATCAATTTAGTTTAAACCATGATTAATTTGGGTTAAGAATCTCTTCTTCTTTTTTAAAGATTAAATGTCGTTGACAAAAATAAAAATAAAAATTAAAAATTCCAGATTTTTAGTGATCCTCCTCACTGTGCTGAAACCAATCTTGAAGCACCATATAATAAAACATGTAGATCTAGATGGTGAAACAATTGAGAGGATTAATTCAATCTTAGATAAGGTCCCAGTTAGAAGGCGGTAAAGATTACAAGCTCAAAAACTACAACTCTAACATTCCTTGGTGTATTCTGCTGACTTAGGCATACGACGTATACTAAATCATCACATCATGTCAATAATCTTAGAGCCTTACCTTCCCATGTTTAGCTTTCAACTTTCGATAAGTACCAAAAACAAAACAAGTATTGTACACCTTATCACCGTACTCACCAAGACACTAACAATGGTGATCTTCAGTCGCTCGTCATCTTCAGAAAGCATGTCTGTCGATAGAGAGATATGCTTCAAGAGTCGTAACAGTTTTTATTTTGATTTTTATTCGTGTTAACTGCATTTGTTAAGACATTCAAGGAAAAAAAGAAAAAAAAATTCTTAACCCAAACTAACCATGGTTTAGACTAAATTTATCAAAGAGAGATGTGCCATGTTTATAACCCTTAGATTAGATAAAGAGTCTAAATTTTATGAACTTTACTAATTTCACAATTTGCTCACTTTAGAGAAGCCGGATCCAAAGTGTGTGTATTCTTTGACTAGCAGAGACTTTCTCCTTTTTCATTTTGTGTGGGTGTCTATAAATCTTTACAAAAAATTAGAGCAAAGCCATAAAGTAGCGTGACTCCTCCCGCTATGGTAAAGTAGGGAATTTTTTCTACTGAAAGAAAAGGAAAACCAACTAAAAAACAAACTGTCTAGAACCTTAATCAAGACAGTCAGTGAAAAGCTTGGCCATAAGACAAAGGGAGAGCCTGAAACCAAACTCTCGCAGGTTGTCTATGACCTCCTTTAGCTAGAGAGTATGCTAAAAGGTTAGGCCTCATGCGAAGCATGAGAGAAGGAGATGATTCCAAAATCAGTTGCGGACTGTTGAATATCGCGAAAAACAGTTTTAATCCACCATTAATACTATCAATAAGTATTTTAGAATGTCTTTCTACTTGTAAAGAAGTGAAACCATGCAAAGAGCTGCACGTAAAGAGAAGCTCTCAACAAGAAGAATGTCAATGACATAAAGTGTATTAAACGCAGCCAAATCTAGAGAAACACTTGAATTTGGAAAACTAAACCGCTAGATGTAAGAACTTAGCCATCAAAATTTAACATAGAGAATTTTTCATTAATTAAGACTTGAGGGCAGTCACACCATACGTTAAATTTTTAAAAAAATATATAATGTAATTCTAGATTAATTAATGAAAATTTAAATTTATAAAATTGTAATTCATGAAATTGTATTCAAGGGATTTTGTTTGTTTAATATGACTGTTTATTCAGACATTTTGGGTGTCACTGGGCCCATCCACCCAACCCTCTTCTTGGCAACAAAGCGCCGTGAATTTTTGAGGAAGAAGCAGAAGAAGATGGGCGGCGATTCTCTGAGCGTGAGAGCAGCGATGATGAGGAAGTCGCTGCAAAAGAGCCAAAGCATCACAGACGACGTCGTCTCGGTTCTCGGCTCCTTTGACCACCGGCTCTCTGCCCTGGAGACCGCCATGCGTCCTACTCAGGTCAGCGCTCGATCACCTTCAGTTTGACTATCCTACGACGACTTGGAGTTGTTGCTTACTTGTGCTGCTGCGGATCTGTATCAGATTCGAACACACTCTATCAGGAAAGCTCACGAGAATATCGATCGGACTCTGAAGGCTGCTGAGGTCATACTGGCGCAGTTCGATCTTTGTCGTCAGGTCAGGTCATAAGGCTGCTTCTGTTTTGATATAGAAATTCTTATAGAAATTCTTATAGAAATTCTTATAGGCAGAGGCGAAAATAGTTAGGGGGCCGCATGAGGACTTGGAAAGTTATCTAGAAGCAATCGATCAGCTGCGGAGAAATATACGCTTCTTTAGTAGCAACAAAGGTTTCAAGAGCAGTGATGGGGTTCTCACTCATGCCAATACTCTGCTTTCTAAAGCTATTTCAAAGCTGGAAGACGAGTTCAAGCAGCTGCTCAAGTCTTATAGGTATCGTGTGCCCTTCTCATACTTGTGATTTTTGTTTTCGATTTTCATCTCTTTGTTTATGGTTTGTTTGTTTGTTTGTTTTTTTTTTCGTATTTTCAGCAAACCTGTGGAGCCTGAACGCCTCTTTGATTGTCTCCCAAACTCACTGAGGCCATCCTCAGGATCTCCTGGTGATTCTAATGCCAAGAATCCTTCTTCAAATAACCATCACGAGCACCATAATAGCAACTTAGATAATGCTGTATACACACCTCCTGCGCTGATACCACCAAGGGTTCTTCCGCTGTTACATGATTTAGCCCAGCAAATGTTTCAAGCTGGTCATCAACAGAAGTTGCTATTGATTTACAGGTAAATTAAAGGTCCTGTAGTTATCAATGTTGATCGTTTATTTAGATGTGTGTTAACCAGTTACTTTGCAGAGTTTGATGGGAAATACACAAAGGGCATCTGGATACAAAGCTATCTTGTACTTCTTTGATGGCATAGTGTAGCAACCTATCTTTGCACCGTGCTTGCCTAGGCTCCTGGAGTGTTTGACATGACACATGTCCAGTGTCACCTAGAACGACTCCAAACTTATGAAAGTCCTGCCCATTTTATTTTTCTAGATAACTGAATATGGTTATTACGGGGATAAGTATGAGTTCTTTTGCAAGTAATGATATATGTCTTCTTCTATATATATCTTATGCAGTAAGGACTTCATCATTTATTTATTTTTATTTTAATTTTTTTGAGAAAAAAGGACTTCGTCATTTTAGACTACTACACTGTAGAATTAAGTAATCTGACTTGTTCATCTTCTTTATCTTTCTGCAATTATTACCATGCAAAATTTCAGCCATGTTGGATACTGTATCGTCAAACAGTCATCCAATATGTAAAACCTGACAGACAGATACAACCTGTGTAATTGAGCTGAGTTATAAAGATTGTAATTGTATGGCTAAATGGTTTCTGATATAACTTTAAGATGAATTCTTTTGATCATGAAGCGTCCTAGTATATATATTAGGTGAGGGTGTCAAGTCATAATGTCTGCACCTTTTTTTTATGGCATTGATGTCTTTACTGGAGAAGGAACATATTCATATCTGGACTTTTAGAAGTTGACATGTGGAAGACATCCCATACATGACACTCAATACTGTTTGCAAATAGAATTTCAAACTGTAAAGAAATGTAAATTTGGTCACATTTATTTGGTTTTTCCTGCTATCCTCTTTGGGCACCCTAATCACATCAATGAAATCAGAGCTAGCTGGTCACGTCGTATCTAATACTTCGATTTTTTTTTTTTCCTACTTACTGCAGTAGCAACATGATATGCTGTCTTTACTCTATGCGTGTAATATGTGCGTGCCACATCTTTTTACCATTTATATATTATAGATTATCACC
Above is a window of Fragaria vesca subsp. vesca linkage group LG7, FraVesHawaii_1.0, whole genome shotgun sequence DNA encoding:
- the LOC101313655 gene encoding uncharacterized protein At5g39865-like, whose protein sequence is MAHSWLASDLDCGFWERNKMKGVKGKLVKRLKSIPKVLQVKPQASSDGYVENMSVVKFYNRTEQDYCVSIDKENIPVASVESTLKQSKATSPDSESEALVLPLSEIDISSFRRPDLDSGTLFDPGLLAAFRQAVIEYMRLSEDPLLGFQEKRPPGSIDSVILYTTSLRGIRKTFDDCNSIRFLLESFRVAYFERDVSMHMEFRQELCSILGCNSVPPKLFIKGRYIGGAEEVLALHEQGKLRPLLAGVPLDLSQGSCQGCAGVRFVVCFKCNGSHKLIADKGESNVCPQCNENGLIICPYCC